In Chaetodon auriga isolate fChaAug3 chromosome 7, fChaAug3.hap1, whole genome shotgun sequence, a genomic segment contains:
- the ubash3bb gene encoding ubiquitin associated and SH3 domain containing Bb isoform X1, which yields MAAKEDLYSKILPRRLRQNRPGSVKCGSNLDVLLSMGFPRPRALKALVSTGGRSVQAACDWLFSHVDDPFLDDPLPREFVLYLRPSGPLQNQLSHFWQQSRVTCGKNKAHNIFPHITLCQFFMCADHKVEALCEALLATVQQWRGRFPSPLPLELYTSSNFIGLFVEEQVADILKQFAADFATEAARKAEVHVEPHKKQLHVTLAYNFPTNHLPSLEKLAKGIEVKLGCDWLAVLFSRDIRFANHETLRVMYPYMPQNEDELELVPGDFVFMSPVDQSSTSEGWVYGTSLASGLSGLLPENYVSLADESDTWVFHGSHSFFSCGPSDRTSKERGMFDGLLDSRRPDNTSPGDTPTLSLICHPMQQVLRISGSHSRQPKRTLFVCRHGERMDVVFGKHWLSLCSDSKGRYVRSNLNMPPSLPLWGDKRDYDMDAPITVFGSTQARLVGEALLESNTVIDFVYCSPSLRCVQTAQNILKGLQQDGKLKVRVEPGLFEWTKWVSGNCLPAWIPPTDLAAAHFSVDTTYRPLIPVSKLTVSESYENYMSRSYQVTKDILSDCKNTGNNVLIVAHASSLEACTRQLQGRSPQSAKDFIQVVRKIPYLGFCSCEEQGDTGVWQLVDPPILPLTHGPNHSFDWRETLLQE from the exons ACTGAAGGCTCTGGTATCAACAGGAGGTCGCAGTGTGCAAGCAGCATGTGACTG GTTGTTTTCCCATGTGGACGACCCCTTCCTTGATGACCCTCTGCCCAGGGAGTTTGTCCTCTACCTGCGCCCCAGCGGACCTCTACAGAACCAGCTCTCCCACTTCTGGCAACAGAGTCGGGTCACTTGTGGCAAAAACAAAGCCCACAACATTTTCCCCCACATCACCCTCTGCCAGTTCTTCATG tgtgcagaccACAAAGTGGAAGCTCTATGCGAGGCCCTCCTGGCCACCGTCCAGCAGTGGCGGGGTCGATTTCCCAGCCCGCTTCCTCTAGAGCTTTACACATCCTCCAATTTCATTGGCCTTTTCGTGGAGGAGCAGGTGGCCGACATCCTCAAGCAGTTTGCAGCCGACTTTGCGACAGAAGCTGCCAGGAAGGCAG AAGTCCATGTGGAGCCTCATAAGAAGCAGCTTCACGTAACTCTGGCTTACAACTTCCCCACCAATCACCTCCCATCACTGGAGAAACTGGCCAAGGGCATTGAAGTCAAGCTCGGCTGCGATTGGCTGGCAGTCCTGTTCTCCCGGGACATTCGCTTTGCAAACCATGAG ACCCTGCGGGTGATGTATCCCTACATGCCTCAGAACGAAGATGAGCTGGAGCTGGTTCCCGGCgattttgtcttcatgtctccAGTGGATCAGAGTAGCACCAGTGAGGGCTGGGTGTACGGGACCTCGCTGGCCTCTGGGCTGTCTGGCCTGCTGCCTGAGAACTACGTCAGCTTGGCCGATGAGTCCGACACCTGGGTCTTCCACGG ATCCCATTCATTCTTCAGCTGTGGGCCCAGTGATAGGACCAGCAAGGAGAGAGGGATGTTTGATGGGCTGCTGGACAGCCGACGCCCTGATAACACGAGTCCTGGAGACACACCCACCCTCAGTCTCATTTGCCATCCGATGCAG CAGGTCCTGCGGATCAGTGGCAGTCACTCTCGGCAGCCAAAGCGGACGCTTTTTGTCTGTCGGCACGGTGAGAGGATGGATGTGGTGTTTGGCAAACACTGGCTCTCCCTCTGCTCCGACAGTAAAG GTCGATATGTGCGTTCCAACCTGAACATGCCTCCCAGTTTGCCGCTGTGGGGAGACAAGAGAGATTATGACATGGACGctcccatcactgtgtttgGATCCACGCAGGCTCGACTAGTGG GTGAGGCCCTGTTGGAGAGTAACACAGTGATAGACTTTGTGTACTGCTCTCCCTCTTTGCGATGTGTTCAGACTGCACAGAACATCCTGAAAG GTCTGCAGCAGGATGGGAAGCTGAAGGTGCGGGTGGAACCGGGCCTTTTTGAATGGACCAAGTGGGTTTCTGGGAACTGTCTCCCTGCATGGATACCTCCCACTGACCTGGCTGCAGCACACTTCAGCGTGGACACAACGTACAG ACCTCTAATCCCAGTCAGCAAGCTCACTGTGTCTGAATCGTATGAGAACTACATGAGCCGGAGCTACCAAGTGACCAAAGATATCCTGTCAGACTGCAAAAACACTG GAAACAACGTGCTGATTGTAGCCCACGCATCTTCCCTCGAGGCCTGCACACGCCAGCTGCAGGGCCGCAGCCCACAGAGCGCCAAGGACTTCATCCAAGTAGTCCGAAAG ATCCCGTACCTGGGCTTCTGCTCCTGTGAGGAGCAGGGCGACACAGGGGTGTGGCAGTTAGTGGACCCTCCCATCCTCCCCCTCACACATGGACCAAATCACAGCTTTGACTGGAGGGAGACGCTTCTACAAGAATGA
- the ubash3bb gene encoding ubiquitin associated and SH3 domain containing Bb isoform X2, whose amino-acid sequence MAAKEDLYSKILPRRLRQNRPGSVKCGSNLDVLLSMGFPRPRALKALVSTGGRSVQAACDWLFSHVDDPFLDDPLPREFVLYLRPSGPLQNQLSHFWQQSRVTCGKNKAHNIFPHITLCQFFMCADHKVEALCEALLATVQQWRGRFPSPLPLELYTSSNFIGLFVEEQVADILKQFAADFATEAARKAEVHVEPHKKQLHVTLAYNFPTNHLPSLEKLAKGIEVKLGCDWLAVLFSRDIRFANHETLRVMYPYMPQNEDELELVPGDFVFMSPVDQSSTSEGWVYGTSLASGLSGLLPENYVSLADESDTWVFHGSHSFFSCGPSDRTSKERGMFDGLLDSRRPDNTSPGDTPTLSLICHPMQVLRISGSHSRQPKRTLFVCRHGERMDVVFGKHWLSLCSDSKGRYVRSNLNMPPSLPLWGDKRDYDMDAPITVFGSTQARLVGEALLESNTVIDFVYCSPSLRCVQTAQNILKGLQQDGKLKVRVEPGLFEWTKWVSGNCLPAWIPPTDLAAAHFSVDTTYRPLIPVSKLTVSESYENYMSRSYQVTKDILSDCKNTGNNVLIVAHASSLEACTRQLQGRSPQSAKDFIQVVRKIPYLGFCSCEEQGDTGVWQLVDPPILPLTHGPNHSFDWRETLLQE is encoded by the exons ACTGAAGGCTCTGGTATCAACAGGAGGTCGCAGTGTGCAAGCAGCATGTGACTG GTTGTTTTCCCATGTGGACGACCCCTTCCTTGATGACCCTCTGCCCAGGGAGTTTGTCCTCTACCTGCGCCCCAGCGGACCTCTACAGAACCAGCTCTCCCACTTCTGGCAACAGAGTCGGGTCACTTGTGGCAAAAACAAAGCCCACAACATTTTCCCCCACATCACCCTCTGCCAGTTCTTCATG tgtgcagaccACAAAGTGGAAGCTCTATGCGAGGCCCTCCTGGCCACCGTCCAGCAGTGGCGGGGTCGATTTCCCAGCCCGCTTCCTCTAGAGCTTTACACATCCTCCAATTTCATTGGCCTTTTCGTGGAGGAGCAGGTGGCCGACATCCTCAAGCAGTTTGCAGCCGACTTTGCGACAGAAGCTGCCAGGAAGGCAG AAGTCCATGTGGAGCCTCATAAGAAGCAGCTTCACGTAACTCTGGCTTACAACTTCCCCACCAATCACCTCCCATCACTGGAGAAACTGGCCAAGGGCATTGAAGTCAAGCTCGGCTGCGATTGGCTGGCAGTCCTGTTCTCCCGGGACATTCGCTTTGCAAACCATGAG ACCCTGCGGGTGATGTATCCCTACATGCCTCAGAACGAAGATGAGCTGGAGCTGGTTCCCGGCgattttgtcttcatgtctccAGTGGATCAGAGTAGCACCAGTGAGGGCTGGGTGTACGGGACCTCGCTGGCCTCTGGGCTGTCTGGCCTGCTGCCTGAGAACTACGTCAGCTTGGCCGATGAGTCCGACACCTGGGTCTTCCACGG ATCCCATTCATTCTTCAGCTGTGGGCCCAGTGATAGGACCAGCAAGGAGAGAGGGATGTTTGATGGGCTGCTGGACAGCCGACGCCCTGATAACACGAGTCCTGGAGACACACCCACCCTCAGTCTCATTTGCCATCCGATGCAG GTCCTGCGGATCAGTGGCAGTCACTCTCGGCAGCCAAAGCGGACGCTTTTTGTCTGTCGGCACGGTGAGAGGATGGATGTGGTGTTTGGCAAACACTGGCTCTCCCTCTGCTCCGACAGTAAAG GTCGATATGTGCGTTCCAACCTGAACATGCCTCCCAGTTTGCCGCTGTGGGGAGACAAGAGAGATTATGACATGGACGctcccatcactgtgtttgGATCCACGCAGGCTCGACTAGTGG GTGAGGCCCTGTTGGAGAGTAACACAGTGATAGACTTTGTGTACTGCTCTCCCTCTTTGCGATGTGTTCAGACTGCACAGAACATCCTGAAAG GTCTGCAGCAGGATGGGAAGCTGAAGGTGCGGGTGGAACCGGGCCTTTTTGAATGGACCAAGTGGGTTTCTGGGAACTGTCTCCCTGCATGGATACCTCCCACTGACCTGGCTGCAGCACACTTCAGCGTGGACACAACGTACAG ACCTCTAATCCCAGTCAGCAAGCTCACTGTGTCTGAATCGTATGAGAACTACATGAGCCGGAGCTACCAAGTGACCAAAGATATCCTGTCAGACTGCAAAAACACTG GAAACAACGTGCTGATTGTAGCCCACGCATCTTCCCTCGAGGCCTGCACACGCCAGCTGCAGGGCCGCAGCCCACAGAGCGCCAAGGACTTCATCCAAGTAGTCCGAAAG ATCCCGTACCTGGGCTTCTGCTCCTGTGAGGAGCAGGGCGACACAGGGGTGTGGCAGTTAGTGGACCCTCCCATCCTCCCCCTCACACATGGACCAAATCACAGCTTTGACTGGAGGGAGACGCTTCTACAAGAATGA
- the LOC143323794 gene encoding porphobilinogen deaminase-like, whose protein sequence is MSGEADSPDGNGKVSRVIRIGTRKSQLARIQTDSIAEKLKGLYPEIHLEIVAMSTTGDKILDTALSKIGEKSLFTKELENALERNEVDLVVHSLKDLPTTLPPGFTIGAVLKRENPHDAVVLHPKNVGKTLDTLPENSVIGTSSLRRAAQLKKRFPHLEFKDIRGNLNTRLKKLDEQEDFAAIILAAAGLKRMGWETRIGQVLLPEDCMYAVGQGALAVEVRARDADILEMVSVLHDTDTVLRCIAERAFLRQLEGGCSVPVAVHTEVKDSQLYLTGAVYSLDGSDSLKDTMQTSIGAAAAAADKSQEKVDEQVQRVGVTASKISDEDQDRAERLGLDLANLLLSKGAKEILTVARQLNDAR, encoded by the exons ATGTCGGGGGAAGCAGACTCTCCG GATGGGAATGGCAAGGTCAGTCGGGTCATCCGGATAGGAACCCGCAAGAGTCAG CTGGCTCGCATCCAGACCGACAGCATAGCGGAGAAGTTGAAAGGACTGTACCCGGAGATCCACTTGGAAATAG ttgCCATGTCAACGACTGGAGACAAAATCCTCGACACAGCTTTATCAAAG ATTGGAGAGAAGAGCTTGTTCACCAAAGAGTTGGAGAACGCTCTGGAGAGGAATGA GGTCGACTTGGTCGTCCACTCGCTGAAAGACCTTCCCACCACTCTGCCTCCAGGATTCACCATCGGAGCTGTGCTGAA GAGAGAAAACCCCCATGATGCAGTGGTCCTGCACCCAAAAAATGTCGGGAAAACTCTTGACACTCTGCCGGAAAACAG TGTGATCGGCACCAGCTCGCTGCGCCGCGCCGCTCAGCTGAAGAAGCGATTCCCCCACCTGGAGTTCAAAGATATT CGCGGGAACCTGAACACACGTTTGAAGAAGCTGGATGAGCAGGAGGATTTTGCCGCCATCATACTGGCTGCTGCCGGCCTCAAGAGGATGGGCTGGGAGACGCGGATCGGCCAG GTCCTGCTGCCTGAAGACTGCATGTACGCTGTTGGACAG ggggCTCTAGCAGTGGAGGTTCGGGCCAGAGATGCAGACATCCTGGAGATGGtgtctgtcctccatgacaCAGACACTGTGCTGCGCTGCATAGCTGAGAGAGCCTTTCTCAGACAGCTG gagggcGGCTGCAGCGTTCCAGTGGCTGTACACACTGAGGTGAAGGACTCCCAG CTCTACCTGACTGGAGCAGTGTACAGCCTGGATGGATCAGACAGTCTGAAGGACACCATGCAGACCAGCattggtgctgctgctgctgctgctgacaag agccAAGAGAAGGTGGACGAGCAGGTCCAGCGAGTGGGCGTCACAGCCAGCAAGATCTCGGATGAAGACCAGGACCGGGCCGAGCGGCTGGGGCTCGACCTGGCCAACTTACTGCTGAGCAAAGGGGCCAAGGAGATCCTGACGGTGGCCAGGCAGCTCAACGACGCCAGATAA